One window of Nicotiana tomentosiformis chromosome 11, ASM39032v3, whole genome shotgun sequence genomic DNA carries:
- the LOC104084497 gene encoding uncharacterized protein isoform X1 yields MGTQVHNKGYLPSHYSMRDLSEDSNSSIWPLFYGDKTFTNGQYYNGFVSRTKTDAYPGYNKDVLKQKILEHESIFKNQVVELHRLYRIQRDMMHEIKREELHKLRTSMDPSSSSSLLGSQIPSEDARKWHITSFPSPNSGCARPSKSVTEVVNSPLSFPKGNGGQFDQCQMQNGCSSNICEVSERPSKVRKKLFNLELPADEYTDADNSEQLRVNVGSFDPSYRVNGNYRVAQENSTRLFLGDGAAAKSNCGKSTLTSNTCLRSSIELADLNEPAQFEEATPSPVDFLSYGNNHRESRGLNASAKSNPAFVAFPRDSTNGSLNSLDVDSKGKEREWLSSAYVTGNVKGLAPVPQNLEQDKLPTLSNPAQVMFNKAYRPTGIHPLHPTRDDLWKQRALHSLETFHINREHPFANSSELANPWSHTVCSWGKPSGNITQSPQASQSHDIFGDKWRINDSSRLIPDLASDQPIWNRFDHGSSSASKESPVGFPSVANRAKVENMTSERTSINGFQKFLNSTNKMDSISEKGFDLNLPSESSVNEGASRCDIVLVDGKKELQDPLSGFPWLKAKQAYASPPFCQTNTSKNASSLEDCNMRATKENRETQNVRNILGVPIRVNSLASNNESSSLVSTSVTLQSSPEGENFRHERRNMVIDINMPCDLSVTEPEKPAAVKPVVFEKVMETKAKSIRNCFDLNSCITEDEDPFSIESNNVNVKAVLEIDLEAPVVLEADETNVTEEGDTQHEESSRFPEDKSEQRREEVVRIAAEAIVAISSSSQCIRMEEACNDPSDDPLASLHWFVDVISSCADKLENRPERRTIGKDGASIARSTKEIDYFEAMTLQLTETKEEDYMPKPFVPEVQSLEDARATTLTNRTRRGRARRGRQRRDFQRDILPGLVSLSRHEVTEDIQTFGGLMRATGHPWNAGLTRRTGTRNGRSRRTVIETIAPDTVLTPINPPLLHQLNNREGSLEDKSLTGWGKTTRRPRRQRCPAGNPPPLPLI; encoded by the exons ATGGGAACACAAGTGCATAATAAAGGCTACTTGCCAAGTCATTATTCCATGAGGGACCTTAGTGAGGATTCTAACAGTAGTATTTGGCCTCTATTTTACGGAGATAAGACCTTCACAAATGGACAATATTATAATGGTTTCGTGTCGAGGACAAAAACGGACGCATATCCAGGATATAATAAGGATGTCCTAAAGCAGAAAATACTTGAACACGAGTCCATATTCAAGAATCAG gtggtggaactgcATCGCCTTTACAGAATTCAGAGGGACATGATGCATGAAATTAAAAGGGAAGAACTGCACAAACTTCGGACATCAATGGATCCCTCCTCTTCGTCAAGCCTCCTAGGATCTCAAATACCATCTGAAGATGCTCGGAAATGGCATATTACCAGCTTCCCCTCGCCAAATTCTGGTTGTGCTAGACCATCTAAATCGGTTACAGAAGTTGTCAATTCACCCTTGAGTTTTCCAAAAGGGAATGGCGGACAGTTTGATCAATGCCAAATGCAAAATGGTTGTTCTTCAAATATATGTGAAGTTTCGGAGAGACCCTCAAAGGTTCGGAAAAAGTTGTTTAATCTTGAACTTCCAGCTGATGAGTACACTGATGCAGATAACAGCGAGCAGTTGCGGGTTAATGTTGGATCTTTCGATCCAAGTTATCGAGTTAATGGAAACTACAGAGTCGCCCAAGAGAATAGTACAAGATTGTTTCTTGGTGATGGTGCTGCTGCAAAGAGTAATTGCGGAAAAAGTACCTTAACTTCCAATACAtgtttaagaagctcaattgagttGGCTGATCTCAATGAACCAGCTCAGTTTGAAGAAGCAACTCCATCACCTGTTGATTTTCTCAGTTATGGTAACAATCATAGAGAGAGTAGAGGCCTAAATGCTTCTGCTAAATCAAATCCAGCATTTGTGGCTTTTCCAAGAGATTCCACTAATGGGTCCTTAAATAGCCTAGATGTTGACAGTAAAGGCAAAGAGAGGGAGTGGTTATCTTCTGCTTATGTAACTG GTAACGTCAAAGGCTTGGCACCAGTACCTCAGAATCTTGAACAAGACAAGCTACCTACACTTTCCAATCCAGCACAGGTAATGTTTAACAAGGCTTATCGACCTACTGGAATCCATCCACTTCACCCTACAAGAGATGACCTTTGGAAACAGAGAGCACTGCATAGTTTAGAGACATTTCATATAAACCGTGAACATCCATTTGCTAATTCGTCGGAATTAGCCAATCCATGGTCACACACTGTCTGTTCTTGGGGGAAACCCAGTGGTAACATTACTCAGAGTCCACAGGCATCTCAGAGCCATGACATTTTTGGAGACAAATGGCGAATCAATGATAGTTCTAGGTTGATTCCAGATTTAGCTAGTGATCAACCGATCTGGAACAGGTTTGACCACGGTTCCTCTTCGGCTTCCAAAGAATCGCCAGTTGGCTTCCCGTCAGTTGCTAACCGTGCTAAGGTTGAAAATATGACATCTGAGCGAACTTCTATTAATGGATTTCAGAAATTTCTCAATAGCACCAATAAAATGGACTCAATATCTGAAAAAGGTTTCGATTTGAATCTGCCATCTGAGAGTTCAGTAAATGAGGGAGCATCAAGGTGTGATATTGTGTTGGTTGATGGGAAAAAAGAGCTTCAAGACCCTCTATCAGGGTTTCCATGGCTTAAAGCTAAACAAGCCTACGCAAGCCCACCTTTTTGCCAGACTAACACGTCGAAAAATGCTTCATCCCTTGAAGATTGCAATATGAGGGCCACAAAAGAGAATCGAGAGACCCAAAATGTCAGAAATATTCTTGGGGTTCCAATTCGTGTGAATTCCTTGGCTTCCAATAATGAATCATCTTCGCTTGTTTCCACTTCTGTTACTCTTCAGTCTTCACCTGAGGGAGAAAATTTTAGACATGAACGGAGGAATATGGTGATTGACATTAACATGCCTTGTGACCTTTCTGTAACTGAGCCTGAGAAACCGGCTGCTGTCAAACCAGTTGTTTTTGAGAAGGTGATGGAGACGAAAGCTAAAAGTATTAGAAATTGCTTCGATTTGAACTCGTGTATTACTGAAGATGAAGATCCTTTCTCTATTGAAAGCAATAATGTCAATGTGAAGGCTGTTCTGGAGATAGATCTGGAAGCCCCCGTTGTTTTGGAAGCTGATGAAACTAATGTGACTGAAGAAGGTGACACGCAACACGAGGAATCTTCCCGATTTCCTGAAGACAAATCTGAGCAAAGACGGGAAGAGGTTGTCAGGATTGCAGCAGAAGCAATTGTTGCCATCTCATCATCCAGTCAGTGCATTCGCATGGAGGAAGCCTGCAATGATCCGTCCGATGATCCTTTGGCATCCTTACATTGGTTTGTCGATGTAATATCTTCTTGTGCTGATAAACTTGAGAACAGGCCTGAAAGACGGACAATAGGCAAGGATGGCGCGAGCATTGCACGTTCAACCAAGGAAATAGATTACTTTGAGGCAATGACATTACAACTGACGGAGACCAAGGAAGAAGACTACATGCCAAAGCCTTTTGTTCCCGAAGTCCAAAGTTTGGAAGACGCAAGAGCCACTACACTAACAAATCGAACCCGAAGAGGGCGTGCTAGGAGGGGACGGCAGCGTAGGGATTTCCAGAGAGATATACTTCCTGGTCTGGTTTCCTTATCGAGGCACGAGGTGACGGAAGATATTCAGACATTTGGAGGGTTGATGAGAGCTACAGGGCATCCTTGGAACGCAGGGTTGACAAGGAGGACTGGCACCAGAAACGGAAGAAGTCGGAGAACAGTGATCGAGACCATCGCCCCGGACACTGTGTTGACCCCAATAAACCCTCCTCTACTGCACCAACTTAATAATAGGGAAGGCAGTTTGGAGGATAAAAGCCTAACAGGGTGGGGGAAAACAACTAGACGCCCTCGCAGGCAAAGATGCCCTGCAGGTAATCCTCCTCCTCTCCCATTAATTTGA
- the LOC104084497 gene encoding uncharacterized protein isoform X2: MMHEIKREELHKLRTSMDPSSSSSLLGSQIPSEDARKWHITSFPSPNSGCARPSKSVTEVVNSPLSFPKGNGGQFDQCQMQNGCSSNICEVSERPSKVRKKLFNLELPADEYTDADNSEQLRVNVGSFDPSYRVNGNYRVAQENSTRLFLGDGAAAKSNCGKSTLTSNTCLRSSIELADLNEPAQFEEATPSPVDFLSYGNNHRESRGLNASAKSNPAFVAFPRDSTNGSLNSLDVDSKGKEREWLSSAYVTGNVKGLAPVPQNLEQDKLPTLSNPAQVMFNKAYRPTGIHPLHPTRDDLWKQRALHSLETFHINREHPFANSSELANPWSHTVCSWGKPSGNITQSPQASQSHDIFGDKWRINDSSRLIPDLASDQPIWNRFDHGSSSASKESPVGFPSVANRAKVENMTSERTSINGFQKFLNSTNKMDSISEKGFDLNLPSESSVNEGASRCDIVLVDGKKELQDPLSGFPWLKAKQAYASPPFCQTNTSKNASSLEDCNMRATKENRETQNVRNILGVPIRVNSLASNNESSSLVSTSVTLQSSPEGENFRHERRNMVIDINMPCDLSVTEPEKPAAVKPVVFEKVMETKAKSIRNCFDLNSCITEDEDPFSIESNNVNVKAVLEIDLEAPVVLEADETNVTEEGDTQHEESSRFPEDKSEQRREEVVRIAAEAIVAISSSSQCIRMEEACNDPSDDPLASLHWFVDVISSCADKLENRPERRTIGKDGASIARSTKEIDYFEAMTLQLTETKEEDYMPKPFVPEVQSLEDARATTLTNRTRRGRARRGRQRRDFQRDILPGLVSLSRHEVTEDIQTFGGLMRATGHPWNAGLTRRTGTRNGRSRRTVIETIAPDTVLTPINPPLLHQLNNREGSLEDKSLTGWGKTTRRPRRQRCPAGNPPPLPLI, from the exons ATGATGCATGAAATTAAAAGGGAAGAACTGCACAAACTTCGGACATCAATGGATCCCTCCTCTTCGTCAAGCCTCCTAGGATCTCAAATACCATCTGAAGATGCTCGGAAATGGCATATTACCAGCTTCCCCTCGCCAAATTCTGGTTGTGCTAGACCATCTAAATCGGTTACAGAAGTTGTCAATTCACCCTTGAGTTTTCCAAAAGGGAATGGCGGACAGTTTGATCAATGCCAAATGCAAAATGGTTGTTCTTCAAATATATGTGAAGTTTCGGAGAGACCCTCAAAGGTTCGGAAAAAGTTGTTTAATCTTGAACTTCCAGCTGATGAGTACACTGATGCAGATAACAGCGAGCAGTTGCGGGTTAATGTTGGATCTTTCGATCCAAGTTATCGAGTTAATGGAAACTACAGAGTCGCCCAAGAGAATAGTACAAGATTGTTTCTTGGTGATGGTGCTGCTGCAAAGAGTAATTGCGGAAAAAGTACCTTAACTTCCAATACAtgtttaagaagctcaattgagttGGCTGATCTCAATGAACCAGCTCAGTTTGAAGAAGCAACTCCATCACCTGTTGATTTTCTCAGTTATGGTAACAATCATAGAGAGAGTAGAGGCCTAAATGCTTCTGCTAAATCAAATCCAGCATTTGTGGCTTTTCCAAGAGATTCCACTAATGGGTCCTTAAATAGCCTAGATGTTGACAGTAAAGGCAAAGAGAGGGAGTGGTTATCTTCTGCTTATGTAACTG GTAACGTCAAAGGCTTGGCACCAGTACCTCAGAATCTTGAACAAGACAAGCTACCTACACTTTCCAATCCAGCACAGGTAATGTTTAACAAGGCTTATCGACCTACTGGAATCCATCCACTTCACCCTACAAGAGATGACCTTTGGAAACAGAGAGCACTGCATAGTTTAGAGACATTTCATATAAACCGTGAACATCCATTTGCTAATTCGTCGGAATTAGCCAATCCATGGTCACACACTGTCTGTTCTTGGGGGAAACCCAGTGGTAACATTACTCAGAGTCCACAGGCATCTCAGAGCCATGACATTTTTGGAGACAAATGGCGAATCAATGATAGTTCTAGGTTGATTCCAGATTTAGCTAGTGATCAACCGATCTGGAACAGGTTTGACCACGGTTCCTCTTCGGCTTCCAAAGAATCGCCAGTTGGCTTCCCGTCAGTTGCTAACCGTGCTAAGGTTGAAAATATGACATCTGAGCGAACTTCTATTAATGGATTTCAGAAATTTCTCAATAGCACCAATAAAATGGACTCAATATCTGAAAAAGGTTTCGATTTGAATCTGCCATCTGAGAGTTCAGTAAATGAGGGAGCATCAAGGTGTGATATTGTGTTGGTTGATGGGAAAAAAGAGCTTCAAGACCCTCTATCAGGGTTTCCATGGCTTAAAGCTAAACAAGCCTACGCAAGCCCACCTTTTTGCCAGACTAACACGTCGAAAAATGCTTCATCCCTTGAAGATTGCAATATGAGGGCCACAAAAGAGAATCGAGAGACCCAAAATGTCAGAAATATTCTTGGGGTTCCAATTCGTGTGAATTCCTTGGCTTCCAATAATGAATCATCTTCGCTTGTTTCCACTTCTGTTACTCTTCAGTCTTCACCTGAGGGAGAAAATTTTAGACATGAACGGAGGAATATGGTGATTGACATTAACATGCCTTGTGACCTTTCTGTAACTGAGCCTGAGAAACCGGCTGCTGTCAAACCAGTTGTTTTTGAGAAGGTGATGGAGACGAAAGCTAAAAGTATTAGAAATTGCTTCGATTTGAACTCGTGTATTACTGAAGATGAAGATCCTTTCTCTATTGAAAGCAATAATGTCAATGTGAAGGCTGTTCTGGAGATAGATCTGGAAGCCCCCGTTGTTTTGGAAGCTGATGAAACTAATGTGACTGAAGAAGGTGACACGCAACACGAGGAATCTTCCCGATTTCCTGAAGACAAATCTGAGCAAAGACGGGAAGAGGTTGTCAGGATTGCAGCAGAAGCAATTGTTGCCATCTCATCATCCAGTCAGTGCATTCGCATGGAGGAAGCCTGCAATGATCCGTCCGATGATCCTTTGGCATCCTTACATTGGTTTGTCGATGTAATATCTTCTTGTGCTGATAAACTTGAGAACAGGCCTGAAAGACGGACAATAGGCAAGGATGGCGCGAGCATTGCACGTTCAACCAAGGAAATAGATTACTTTGAGGCAATGACATTACAACTGACGGAGACCAAGGAAGAAGACTACATGCCAAAGCCTTTTGTTCCCGAAGTCCAAAGTTTGGAAGACGCAAGAGCCACTACACTAACAAATCGAACCCGAAGAGGGCGTGCTAGGAGGGGACGGCAGCGTAGGGATTTCCAGAGAGATATACTTCCTGGTCTGGTTTCCTTATCGAGGCACGAGGTGACGGAAGATATTCAGACATTTGGAGGGTTGATGAGAGCTACAGGGCATCCTTGGAACGCAGGGTTGACAAGGAGGACTGGCACCAGAAACGGAAGAAGTCGGAGAACAGTGATCGAGACCATCGCCCCGGACACTGTGTTGACCCCAATAAACCCTCCTCTACTGCACCAACTTAATAATAGGGAAGGCAGTTTGGAGGATAAAAGCCTAACAGGGTGGGGGAAAACAACTAGACGCCCTCGCAGGCAAAGATGCCCTGCAGGTAATCCTCCTCCTCTCCCATTAATTTGA